The Quercus lobata isolate SW786 unplaced genomic scaffold, ValleyOak3.0 Primary Assembly Scq3eQI_107, whole genome shotgun sequence genome contains the following window.
GCACAGGAAAaaaacccgtttattaaacaggGCGGGTTCGGGCATTAagaaacccggcccgaacctGACCTGTTGCCATTCCTAATAATATGTCTACTGAAGACTCTCTCAAATACTGAAGCACATTAGCTGTCATCTTTAAAAAGCTGTGCTATAGTAGCACTACAAGAAACAGACAGGTGAAAGGCAAAAAACCCAAGTCGTACATGAAGTTTTTTCAATGATGAGCATGTGAGCAGCTTTTTTCAGTAATTGATGAGAAAACCATTTTCTCTTAAGCAAAAGATCTGGCGGTCACCATTCActtgacaatatatatatatatatatatatatattgtcttaTTGTCTTATTGAACTACAAAATGCACGTATcaattatcaataaataaatatatatatatatatagtttggtTAATATGTGTCTTAAAAGTatgtgttaaaattttttatttttaaaaatattttttaaagagttgaaaaaattgtccatatttttttaatttttaagaaaatatttttaaaaataattaattattatatatcttagaacacacaataataaaaatataaaattcatatatatatatatatattgaaactaacaatattattttcttgGAACTAACAAAGCTATAAGCCTAAGCAACATCAGTAACTTTACTAAAGAGTCTTGGAATTAACAAGCTATAAGCCTATAAAGCTACTTCaattaaggaaaattttgaaaatccaggggatgatgagagtgatgatggaAGAATCAAAGTTATGGTGAggagaaaagtaaataaaaaaaaaaaaaaaatagatagagGGGGCGTGAGCCCTAAAGGAGAGATAACATCTGAttaaatacaatttatttttgttaaaattaaaaactaaaatattgtaataaaataatttttaaatatgtaaataaggtctatttttaatatatttttagtatttaaacagttttataaatagtaataaacagtaatttttcttaattaaataattagatTTAGATTTTCCTTTTGGAGATTCATTCtgttatttaataaaaaatcagatttgggAACTTTTCACAAAATCCATTCCCTGTTACtgaaaaaaatcagatctgaattttttattaaaaaattcattttgctTAATTTGAACTTCTCTTAAAAATCCTTTTCCTACAAATAAAATTCAGATGTGATTTCTCCTTGCATAAATGCAACACATTTTAGATTTAGGAATATTGTAACAACAATTTGcgtgtcatttttttaataggtattTAAAAGGTCATTTAACGTCTAGAAGACGAGACATTGTTTGGACAGAATGGTGGCGTTGGAGTGGCCACTGTTTTGTATTAGGatgaattttaagaaaatattattttaaaatatagaattggaaaaaaaaaaaaattattattaatgaaaaaataataattttactaaTGAGCTTGGgttaaaactaataataatatattattaatatttattataaaaatattgtaaagaaTCGTCAACTCTTCTATATAAAAATACCATTTTAACAcccaaaaatctattttattattttaccgcGTCCACCCAACCCCACCTTCCACACACACCTTCCTAGCTTCCCCCTCAATAAACCCGCAATATCTTTTACCTCCCGTACAAACTCACCTTCACGCTTTTCACCACACGCGCCTGTTTTTTTCCCCGTAAGTCCCATTGGGTGTTGGAATATCAGGCGCGTGGGGACTTGTTCACTTGTTAAGTCACATGGATAGCGTTAGGGAGTTAGAGAAATATTAAACTTACCAAACTTTGGACACTACTTTGGCAAAattcatcccaaaaaaataaaaaccatattTTTCCCACCCATCCTACCCTTACACGTTTATATCACACTCACCACATATTTCGAAATCCTACTACATccacacgtttttttttttttaaatccacaCGTTTTATTCAGACATTCAAACGACAATACTGTTTTCTTTCCCATCCTACTCTTTGCTAACTTTTCATTTCCCTCTTCAGTATTCTCTCCccttctctgtctctctcgTCAATATGAGTGTGTGCAACTGTGCAAGGGCtctcaagaaagaaaattgcCTTGGGAGAAAAAAGACAGCCATTGAACAGCTACTTGAAATAGATGGCGCTATAGATTTCTTTTTGATGACTGCCTCCATGAATGTCAATTGGGAAGGCAGCTCCACAGATATTGAAAGGCACAAACTAACTGTAATTGCAGCAGCCGTAAACCGGCAGTTTGAAATGAAACTTGATTGCTTCGACGTAAGATTAACGTGGGCCAAACTCCGGAACCGCTGGGAAACCTGGGTCCGTGCGACCCATTATGTGCCTCCCAAAAAGGTTAATCCTACCACTGGAGAAATCAATATTGATGACTTCGCCTGGGATCAATTAGTGAGGGTTAGTCTTATTTCCTTTTCTGTCAATGCTACTTTTTCATCTGtctgtttattttctttatatgtttgttgcttttttttttttttgcctagttgaaaacaaatacaaaactcACGTATGAATCCAAATCACAcaatagaaaatgaataaaataagtgAAAGTGAAGACGTAAAACTCTGCATTCTGTCTGGTATAGATGGTCTGTTCCTTGCTGTTCTTGTTATCTGGGCTTCCTTGTTTTGTGGTTTGGTTGACGAggagattattattttttttgtcagtataatttaaagagagagaggttcTAAAATAAGAATGGTAGTCTGTTCGGCCGAAGATGCTGTCCCGTTTctattcaaaattataatataggTTATATTTGTGCAGGTAGTTCCGGGCGCGGAAATTTTTCGaaggaaaaaaatgatttcGCCAAACATGGTTTGCACGGTTTTTAACCGTACTCCACCGTCGCTAGCGCCCGAAGAGTTACCATCAAGGGTTCGCCTGAATATGTCATTAGCATCTAAAATGAGGGGAAAATCTACCGAAGAGGAAGAATTGAATGCTTGTATGGACGAGGTCTACAAAATTGACAAATTGAAGATTTCTGagaattatgtttatttttgttttgcactTTTTAGAGAAGGTGAATTCCGGCGTTGTTTTAATTTACTTCCCAACAAAACTTTGAAGTATGAATATATTGTTCTGCAATATAATCTgaattttgaagtttgaataCGTTGTTCTGGAATATAATCTGTGCGTTGCGCTTTAGCGGGTATTATTGTCCGGTCACGGTATAGACATGTATCCTATTGTCCATTGCCCCACAAAGCGGGGTGTGAGAGGCGGGACCCACACACTGTGGAGTTCACCTCTTAAAAGAAGGCTATTTCTGATTCCTGATTTCTTAGTTAAAAAAAACGTGTGCAAGCACACGTGTGAAATAGTTACAGTACCCAAGACTAATCACACTGTTTAGCAGCTAAGACTAATCACATCGAGACACCTATAAAAGATTGAGTCATGTGTGACTtccttttaagaaaaatattaatagctAAACCACATATATCATATGCATCTatttcttcctccttttctttcaaTCTTTGACAAGTGAATTCCAAAACCATATGCTGCCATGCACCCAACACGCAGCCAAGTAAATTCTTACTTTCATTGTCTTGCTTCTTCTTGTTGCCACGATGAAATCTGAAACATTTGACTGTTTTTGAAGTAAATTTTTAGAATCACTATATCAATAGGACACAAATGCTTTAGATATTAGTGAactcaaattataaataaaccaGTGTGTAAACTTAACTTTCACCATTTGGGTTTAAAATGTAGAAAATTTGCAAATTGTGGAGATCAGAGGTATATGAAAAGTATACATAGACTAACCTATAggcatcttttatttatttttttatttttttttttcaaaaaatgcaagTGGCAAGACTGTAATCCATATggaatcttttatatatatatatatatatatatattttttttttttttcaaaaaatgcaaaTGGCAAGACACAAGTATTATTAGACAAAATCACTCAGTAATGAGattatttctctttatataCGTTTTTTGATCGAGAAAGGTAAGCCTCCTGACACACGttaatttctcttatttttaatttaagtaaaTCAAGgacaaataacattttttttcctccacacGGAGTCataattttagaagaaaaatgatGCTGCTTAAAAACCCAGCAAAGTCCAACCATTAATAAGGTGAAAATTAGCAGAACACACAGAGAAGAGTAAGCAAATTGTCAATTACGTTGCCAAGCCAGATTTGGTATTAATTATATCTATTAATCTGTTTCTATTTCTATGAACTATATAAAAAACAGCTATGTCGCTACAGTATTTATATACTGTTCATGCCACTTTTCCTCCACACGGAGTCTtaattttagaagaaaaatgatGCTGCTTAAAAACCCAGCAAAGTCCAACTATTAATAAGGTGAAAATTAGCAGATCACACAGAGAAGAGTAAGCAAATTGTCAATTACGTTGCCAAGCCAGATTTGGTATTAATTATATCTATTaatctatttctatttctattaactatataaaaagcaGCTATGTCACTACAGTATTTATATACTGTTCATGCCACTTTTTTTACTGGTCATCTACAGTGGAGTTTGGTGAGAcacttttgtctttttttttttttttttttttttaagtttcaaacaGTAGTTACATTACCAGAGGCACGGtagttacagttttttttttttgtgggaaatTGTCATTACCATAAAGACTTGGGAAAGGGCAAATGTTAACAGTGAAAGGTGCATTATTCTTGCTTAGAAATTGGACAATAAGTCATTAATGATCTTGTGTAGGTTGatctgggttttttgtttttgatatgtTTTTCATGTCCAAGATTTGTGTgaatggagagagagacaaatatcactttttgatcttctttttcttgcatttttgtactatttttttattttgggaggagagagacataaaac
Protein-coding sequences here:
- the LOC115972873 gene encoding uncharacterized protein LOC115972873 — protein: MSVCNCARALKKENCLGRKKTAIEQLLEIDGAIDFFLMTASMNVNWEGSSTDIERHKLTVIAAAVNRQFEMKLDCFDVRLTWAKLRNRWETWVRATHYVPPKKVNPTTGEINIDDFAWDQLVRVVPGAEIFRRKKMISPNMVCTVFNRTPPSLAPEELPSRVRLNMSLASKMRGKSTEEEELNACMDEVYKIDKLKISENYVYFCFALFREGEFRRCFNLLPNKTLKYEYIVLQYNLNFELSNYFVCHFVGGQHPKRTADHLLTIKQGEKEPLRSYITRFTRGMLEVEEADDKVQLTTFKAGLKSRDFVASLAKNPPKTMVEALLKAQKYMNAEEALAAIDGAEKTKEKEDD